A stretch of DNA from Chloroflexota bacterium:
GACATCATGGCCAAATATCATGCAGATGGCGTACACGAATTGATCAGTATGATGCTTATTGAGAGGCTTGGCAGCTTGGCAGGAGTGACACTCGAAAGCGGTGTTACATCCGGGATATGCGAGCTTCTCAAGAAACAACCTAGAAGGTCTTTGCAGCAAGGCATCATCTCGGGTCCGTTGGATGTCGACAAACTTGACTATCTTCGGAGGGATAGCTACTTCGCCGGGGTTCAGTACGGAGCCTTTGATCTCGATAAGGTGATTCATAGCCTCACCAGGATAAGGATCAGTAGTGAAGAAGAACAACTAGGTTTTCATGAGGAGGGTGTCCATGCAGTTGAACAGCTCCTACTTGCAAAGTACCACATGAATGTGCAGGTCTATCAGCATAGGATTAGGCGCATAACTGATGCAATGCTGGTTAGTGGCATTAGGTTTGCCTTAGAGGAAGGAGTTGGTGAAGTCCAAAGGCTTTTCACTGTGGAGGATTCTGATGCTTACCTGCAGTACTATATCTCGAACAATGATAATACTCTCATGGACACAGTCCTACAGAAAGGCAAGGAAGGGTCGAGAGAGCTGTTTCAGCGCATAAAGGAGCGCAAACTTCTGAAACAAGTGTTTTCACTCGAGATAAGCAGAGACAACTTTCCAGACGCAGTTCAGATGGACAACATATTGCGCTTGTCTGATGCACAATTGCACCAGATAGCACAACGGGCAGTGGAACTCTATTCTGCAACAGATAGCAGGCTGGATCCAAACCTGGTCATAGTGGACAAACAGACCATCTCTAATCCAACCTTCAAATCACCTCAGACCAGCATTGATCAAGGCACGATAATGGTAAAGACGAAGTCTGGACAGAGAAAGGCTTTCCCAGACATATCCACTATCTTTCGGAACCCTAGCATAGATCCCAAAGTCGAGGTTCTCTACGTCTACTTGCCTCTGGATTGGCTCGGAAGCAAGGGGGACAGGGATGCGTTCATCAACCAAAGATATGATACAATGGCTGAACAAGTGATGGAGGTGGTCAAATGAGATTGGACGATCTCGTCATACTGACGCTGCATTTCAGCGACAACAAGATGATTGCTGGTCGGACCCTCCTACAAAAGACCCTCTACTTCCTTAACGCAAAGCTTAATCTGGGCGTGGAATTTGCGTCTCACTACTATGGTCCCTATTCCTCCGACGTTGCTGAGTCAATTGCCCGTCTGAATTCTGCTGGTATTCTGGAGGAAAGCATTGAGTACCTCCAACCGCTGAGTTTTGGAGTGA
This window harbors:
- a CDS encoding HD domain-containing protein, which translates into the protein MEVRDPLYGLVEYGTDEEKIINSIVLQRLRNIKQLALASAVYPGAHHSRFEHSIGTMHLAGMVAKRLGLEAERPVLRLAGLLHDVGHGPFSHVSEQVMEGYASDIMAKYHADGVHELISMMLIERLGSLAGVTLESGVTSGICELLKKQPRRSLQQGIISGPLDVDKLDYLRRDSYFAGVQYGAFDLDKVIHSLTRIRISSEEEQLGFHEEGVHAVEQLLLAKYHMNVQVYQHRIRRITDAMLVSGIRFALEEGVGEVQRLFTVEDSDAYLQYYISNNDNTLMDTVLQKGKEGSRELFQRIKERKLLKQVFSLEISRDNFPDAVQMDNILRLSDAQLHQIAQRAVELYSATDSRLDPNLVIVDKQTISNPTFKSPQTSIDQGTIMVKTKSGQRKAFPDISTIFRNPSIDPKVEVLYVYLPLDWLGSKGDRDAFINQRYDTMAEQVMEVVK